Within the Musa acuminata AAA Group cultivar baxijiao chromosome BXJ2-9, Cavendish_Baxijiao_AAA, whole genome shotgun sequence genome, the region ATCTGCTACCCTCACCACATCCAAGGTAACTATTACAGAATTCATAGATTGTACCAATAGTCACATTTGATTCATCATCTTATTTCAAGAACTTAAACCGATTTATGCAATCATAAATGTGCAGAGTAAATAACTCATACATGCTGGTAGATGCCAACTGCAACATAGCATGTCTCCTAATGTAACAGAAAATAAACATTAGTGCATAATAAATGGAAAAGTGCAGGTGGTAGTACCTTGTCTGGGAGCCTATCAAGAACTCGTTGAAGTTCTTCACAAAAACCACGGATACTGGATGTTGATCCCATCAGCGTATCATTTTCCGGAAGGCAATCGGTTAGTCGCACCCACTGGTTGAGAATGTGTGCATATTCACGTTGACAGCAGAAGAGGTTGCAGAAGGAATTATACCAGAAAGCCACCTCTGTTTCTAGCTGAGATATGGCATGTTGATGGGAGTCGGTCGTCGGATCAGTGCCTAGATGGTTATCAAGAAGATTGGCCTGTTGAGAAACATGGTTTTGCACTTGATGACATTCGTACATTGTTCCCCACATCTTCAAAAGGCTTCAAAAGAGGGCaaatcaaatatcaaaatcatacGAGTAGATAACTAGTAATCAAGATAGTACCTAAGCAGAAGCCAAGGATAAAGGAGTTTGATTATTTATTTAGCGAAAAGTCTGGTTGAaagctactaattgttttgctatAAACTAGTCTTGTATAAGCATGCAATAAGCACCAGGATTTAAGTCAAACAAAGGGCGCATTATTAACTTACCCAACAGAAAATTCAATTAACTGAGGAAGTAACTCTTCATCCCGGAGTTTTGATATTGATAAACATGTTCCATTGATTGACTCCTTCAAAGATATCATTTGGCACTGCAGTTCCTCAATGTCTGATCGAGTTTTCTCAGTTCTTGTGAAGTCATAGTCACCGGCTTCTAGCTTATGCAGTAGCAAGATTATCTTCTTATGCTGGGAGTTAGCATTTTCCTGATCCTGCAATAAAGAAGACCACTAGATAATAAGACAGTAACACTTGGCACCGAATTAATAATTAGGAACAAAGTAACATGTTTGTAAGGGATTTGTGTCTAACTTTAGCATCTGCATACTTTTCTTATAATGTTTACATTTGATAATTAGCCAAACTGTGTCCTAAGGGGACATAAAGGTTTGAAAATGTGCTCGGGCTACATAAGATCCCTAGCCAGTCAATGTTaggaccagtgatttaaaaatgtGCTTGGGCGCTCGGGCAAGGCAAGGTAAGGCCTGAGCGCATCGTTTACTATCTAGGAAGTGTGCTTCAAAGAGGCATCGCTtgggcgcttgcccgagcccaggcgccaagcacttcgagcgagcacccGGGTTAAATCAAGCGACCAAACCAATGTGTTAGGCCTGGTTCGATCACATttgtgttagttggttcaatcgaaccaactaagcaccgatatcagcctccctCCGCTGCCCctcacgacttccccaaccctaactcgACTCCTGCCGCTGACATTTTCTTTCTGTTGTCGTTGCCTCTCTCTGCttccgctgctcgccgctacctCTATCGCTGCTCTAAGTTAGCAGCCTTGATTTCTACTCTTCTCACACTCGACTCAATatgctgttaacagtatactattaacagtattttttatttattagattaataatatattattttgattttaatactgctaactttatttattgttttgaattttgagacttttgttaatgtgacattgtgattttatacttaagattttcttaatttaatatcatatttttatttaaataattatatttattaattatattatatattatttatattttagcaccttGTTTCACTCGGGCGAGCATTTGGGCGAGCACCTAATGCCTCGGGCGTTCTGGAACCTTGGCGTCTTTTGgcacctagcactttttaaatcactgattagaACAAATAAGAACATAATATATAATCTACACACTGTTGTTAACATTTTCAATATTAGAAAATTAAGTACTATAGACTATAACGTTACTAGATTTAAGAATGTCACATAACTACACATTTCTGATTAATTCAACCCTCGTTAAAAATGAGATGTATGCGTTTGCATATGTGGCCTTCAAAGAAAATGGAAGATAAACAGGATACTGCAACAAGACCATGGAAATTTATATCGACTTGTCGCTCAGTTAAAGCAATATAAAGCAATACTTGGCAAATGAGCATTTAACagtttttttcttcacttttccaCAAAGAATGTAGAATAGAAGTAAGGTGCTTGCCATTGTAAATCTGGTAAAATTTGATCTTAATAGAGTGCTTACTTTCACTTGCTTGTAGAGCCTCTGCTCCTCAGCAAAAAGCTTTTCTAGTGTCGTGCAATGGTTACCATGCCTGCTAGCATTAATTGCATCTTGAGCATCCTTGTTAGAATGAGAAGATCTGAAAGACCAGCTCCATGTCAATGCATTTACAACCTTGGCCGACTTGGAACTCTTCCCTGAAGAATAGAAATTATCATAccaagtagttgaaagaaaagacAGCTACCAGATGAGCAATTGTCTTGGTAATTTTGGAAACTTGTTATCAGAAGCTTCTCTTATATGCATGCTAAGTAGCTCATTACCATCATCCTATATGACGAGACTGCCACTGCAGTTGTTAGATTGTGATCAAGTGATAGGTTGGGTAGAATTTTCTCAACCTGGTCAGTAAGCAGCCTAGATATCACTGGAAAAACCTATATCCACAATTCACTATGTATGAGTAGGGTAGGTGAAGAAGCCAGCTCAGTTCAACATAGGTGTGGTGGTAAAAAACATGCACGGGCACACAAAGATCTAATTATACAAAAGTAAGGTCTAATTATCAAGTATGGTCTAATTGTGCAGTTTTAAATATTTGTCCTTTAATAATTCTTGTTGTTGAGTTAATGCTAGTTCTCGGTGAAGGTGCTAAGATAGGCGGCAGCAGATCTATCACTGTTACAACAGTAACTGTTCAGAGACACTAGATATCACAAAATGCAATCTAACACTTCTCCCTAGTATCGACAAGGTCAATAACTGAGGTGAACATAATATTATTGAGTGGTGCACAATAAAGCAccagaaaaagaaaattgcacATTGACTAATCATTCAAGAACATTGACATCATAAAGCAAATGAGATGCAAATTATAGATTACCTTTCCTTGTTTCAGGATCCCAGGGATAACGGTAGCTGCGATTCGACTCAAGAAGAACTGCAACATCCTTTCCTCCAGCCGCAGCTTTCAAGAAATAATCATCCACCTCCCTTATAATCCCTGCCAATGTCTTCTTGCTCCTCCACACCACCATCCCCATGTCCGTGTCCTTGGTTAACCAACTTACTACCGAAGAGTTGTCGTCGGCCAATTCCTTAAGGGGGCATTTCTCTCTCGCCCGATCCACTGTCACAGCAAAATCTTCCTTTCTTTGGAtcaccttctcttcttcctcttcttcctcctcctcctcaaactCGGACTTAGTCTCTGCCCAATCCTCTTCGTCCACTGCAACCTGCGAGACGGCTCCTTGTTCCCTTTGAGGCACTGGAGATGAAGAACTCGGAGAAGCCGGAGGGACAAACGGATCCCAGAAGTCCCAGACTGATCCTGGGACGGGAGGGCGAGGCGTCCCGCAGCTCCCGTTGTCATCCACGTCATTCGGATCCTCGACAGAAACCTTCTTCTCCATCGCCTCGTTCGTGGCAATGGGACTAAAGTTGGGAGGGGGCGGCGGCGAGAGCGGCAGAGGGGGCGGCGGCGAGGGTGGCAGAGGCGGCGGTGGGGGTGGAGAGGGAGGCAACGTGAGGCGGAGAGGGGGGGCGTCACCCAGGATCATCGTCTCGACTTCGGTGAACTGCAAAAGGGTGGCGCCAGTGTTCCTCAAGGACTTGAGGTACGCCATGTGAGCGGCGGCGAGCTCAGCCCGGCAGCTCAGAAGCTGCTTCATGAGCCTCCGCCGCTCCTTGCACCGCCACACCACCTCGTCCACCTCCACCCTCGAGTACGTGCACCCCATTCCGCCGTTCAAAGAAACAACAAGAAGGAAAAGGCGATCTTGGTCGGGATTTATCGATCTAAATCAGCGGAAAACAGCTTCGAAATCCACAAAAATCGAAAACTTAATGGACAAAACACGTGGAAAACGATTTGTCGCTCCCGACTCAGGGAAATCAAATTTAGCTACTTTTCCCTCCAGGATAAAAGTGAAAGCCTCTCTGAGAGGAGGAAGGCTTCCGCTCAAAAGCTAAGTGGAGTTGAAACAAGACcaaagagagtgagagagagagagagagagagagagagcgcgcctTAAAGGTGGGATATTTAGGAACTCGAAGAGGGGTTTTGTTTCAATAAAAAAGAGCCAGGAGAGGGAAGAAACCAGAGCTTGGAAGCTTCATCAAGGTGGTATTTTTTTTAGGTGAAAGAGAGAAAAGGTTCCCACCGCGATACAGTTGGGgttcgaggagagagagaggaaaggatgCGAGGAATGTGAAGCACAACTGTTTGGGCGAGTGTTGGGTCGGGACGACAGAACGGTGGCTCCCCTCCTGTCACCTGCACCTCCCTGTCTCCTCCTCTTCGGCGCGCCTTTCTCCACCACCCTTTAGCTGTGTCCGTGTGTCTCCGAGAGAGAAGTAGTGGGGTCTTCGGTGTTATCCATCGACGTAAAAAGCAGAGAAGCAGAGGAAAACATTATATTATCGGAGAACGACAGGAACTAACAATAAAGAAATGGAGACGATGATTCCTTCCCCTTGTACCACTGACGGAGGACGCCATGGACAAGCAAGCCTGCAGAGCAAATAGCTATTGGATTTTGCACTGCCGCAACCAACAAGAAGAGACCATCCATTGATGTAAATACAGCAGTCAACTTGAAGAAACAAAACAAGTTTAATCACCATATCAAACAAGACATGCATGCTTCATAGGCTGATAGATTTACCGCGATGCTATCGAGTTACACAATGTTTGAGATGATGGAATTTGGTGTTCTTGTAAGCTCAAACATCAAACCACTCTCATCGATTGTTCTAAACATGATGAGGATGACATTTGGTGAACGCCTTCGGTATTACTGTAACTTCATTTCTTATGAAGGGGAAACATGTGGCATCAACAAGCGAAAGCGATGTTGCACTGGATTTCCACTAAAACGACTCCATCAAAATGTTGCTCCTAACAATTTGCTGAACGAAAAAGATGCACTTGTGAGCTTTAATTATTTAGCTTATCACCATAACCATCTACCGATGAGTTGCTGGAATCACCTGAATGGAAGAAAAGGAGGATAATTCGCATGGAAATGATATCAAAACTCAAGAAAAAGATTAAATATCCATCGTAATTATACACATAAAAAAAGAATTTTCATGATTATGAGTGCCGAAAGCTGACAGAAACGGCGTTTGATGGGTGATGATGTGTTCTGAATGGTCATGCAATGAATGCATGGTTGCTCAGAATCTGTAGCTGTTTCCGATCCTTTGAGGTCGAGCTTTGCAGGCTCGTAGGCCAAtcccatccccatccccatccccatccccgACGAAACATCTACTGTTGTGGCAGGCACCGAATGAATGCCTTCACATGATGACCGTGCCTCGTCTGCGTCTTGATCCCTCGTTGAAGCCTTCCCACCGTGGCGGATGGGCCCATCATCCTACGTGTCTCCAAATAATTGCATCATTatgttatatattatatatatatattaatgtcaGAATCTTACTGTGGACCAATTAAGAACAGCGTCTCTCACAATACCAGACAAGCTCAAGATCCTGATCACTATGGAATCTCTTCAAGAGTAGGAATGTGGCGGTCATCTTATCACCATGCGGCCTTGATCGAACGGACAACTGCGTCATGGATGTGACTGATGCCTCGTTGTCAATATACGAAAAAAGGCTGGGAATCTAGGAGAGGAGTGGAAGAACGCCGTAAATAGGTTTTGCTGCTGCGGTGTATGTGCGTTAGAAACATGGCACAGTTCAAGGTTTCCTCCCTTCCATCGATTTCCGGGGAAGGAGACGGCGGACGAGCCGTTTCCGGTGCCAAAATTGGGGCAGTCTAGCCGCTAGCTGCACCAGCGAAAGGTTTGTTTATGGAGCGTTTGGCTACCGACATTGCTGTATATATAGCTCGTTCGCGAGGGCAATCAATCACTTGGGACTCTCCTCCTCATCCTTTCTGTCATTCCTCTGCTCTTCTGAAGGTTGTTTCTCCTCCTCCGGGGACCCTCACACCTCGGCGCAGTTAATACCCTCGCGTCTCTTCTCGTCTCTTTCCATCAGATACAGATTATTCTTTGTTAGAATAGAGAGGCCTTTCTCTGCTTTGTATCCATGCGTGATATATCCGTAGTTCTTCCGTGTTTATTTTGTTGACGAAGCGAACACCAAAGTACGGTTTTCCTTGATGCGTTTCAATCTCTCTGTAAAACAAATACATCGATTGCTTTCTGCAAACGAGGCAAAGACCTCAAACTCCAGTAGCTGATCAGATATAGTATTAGGAAATTAGTTTCATGGTTAAGATTGTTCAGAAACAATATCTTCATTGGTTCTCTACGCCAAATAGTTATGATACGTTCTCATATGCTTGCTTGAAGGGGCGGGCATTCCAAGAAAGAAACAACATGGGGACGGTAGGCGACAGCGGCGTCGGGAAGCCAAAGAGAAGGGCTTGGAGTTGCACCAAGCAAGACTTCCTCCCTGAGGAGTCGTTCCAGAGCTGGGCAAACTACACAAAGGCCTTGAAAGAGACCGGAACGCGGCTCAAGGATCGGATCACGTCGCGGTCTCTGGATAAGCTGGAGCTCACCGAGATCAAGGGCCGGAGTGGATTTGAGATGAAGAAGACCCTCTCCTGGTGGGACCTCATCTGGTTCGGCATCGGCGCCGTCATCGGCGCCGGCATATTCGTCCTCACGGGCCAGGAGGCTCGTGACTCAGCGGGTCCTGCGGTCATCCTCTCCTATGTTGTCTCCGGCATCTCGGCCATGCTCTCCGTCTTCTGCTACACTGAGTTCGCTGTGGAGATTCCAGTTGCAGGTTCGGGTTATCTACCAACGACAACCAATTAACTATACAAAGGATTGCTGATGTCGATCGACCGTTGCCACTCTCACACTGTTCATCCATGCATGCCCGTTTCAGGTGGTTCCTTCGCATACCTTCGAGTCGAGCTCGGCGACTTCATAGCTTTCATCGCTGCCGGCAACATCCTTCTCGAGTACGTGATTGGCGGCGCCGCGGTCGCCCGCTCCTGGACGTCTTACTTCGCCACGCTCCTCAACCACCACCCGAACGACTTCCGCATCCACGCCACCAGCCTCAATCCTGACTACAGCCGCCTCGACCCCATCTCTGTCGTCGTCATCGCCTTAGTCTGCCTCGCTGCTGTCTCTTCCACCAAGGCGACCTCTCGATTCAATTACGTCGCCTCCATCATCCACCTGGCCATCATCGTCTTCATCATCATCGCAGGCCTCACGCAAGCCAACCCCAAGAATCTCTCTGACTTCACTCCATTTGGTGTGAGAGGAATCTTCTCGGCCTCTGCAGTGCTCTTCTTCGCCTACGTAGGCTTCGATGCAGTGTCCACCATGGCCGAAGAGACTAAAAACCCCGCCAAGGACATCCCACTGGGCCTCGTTGGTGCAATGACCATCACAACTGG harbors:
- the LOC135623859 gene encoding protein ALTERED PHOSPHATE STARVATION RESPONSE 1-like, which translates into the protein MGCTYSRVEVDEVVWRCKERRRLMKQLLSCRAELAAAHMAYLKSLRNTGATLLQFTEVETMILGDAPPLRLTLPPSPPPPPPLPPSPPPPLPLSPPPPPNFSPIATNEAMEKKVSVEDPNDVDDNGSCGTPRPPVPGSVWDFWDPFVPPASPSSSSPVPQREQGAVSQVAVDEEDWAETKSEFEEEEEEEEEEKVIQRKEDFAVTVDRAREKCPLKELADDNSSVVSWLTKDTDMGMVVWRSKKTLAGIIREVDDYFLKAAAGGKDVAVLLESNRSYRYPWDPETRKGKSSKSAKVVNALTWSWSFRSSHSNKDAQDAINASRHGNHCTTLEKLFAEEQRLYKQVKDQENANSQHKKIILLLHKLEAGDYDFTRTEKTRSDIEELQCQMISLKESINGTCLSISKLRDEELLPQLIEFSVGLLKMWGTMYECHQVQNHVSQQANLLDNHLGTDPTTDSHQHAISQLETEVAFWYNSFCNLFCCQREYAHILNQWVRLTDCLPENDTLMGSTSSIRGFCEELQRVLDRLPDKVAAEAIKSFLLVIRSIILQHNKEHSLKKISDRLQSRLEKELISLRTLEKHDEHALQDPQANTLRSSTRHAKLEAFRKRVEEEKAKYLDSVRRSRAMTLNNLQTCLPNVFQALTGFSSVCAQALGGIVGSTEVAPSFSESVSPVHS
- the LOC135622118 gene encoding cationic amino acid transporter 1-like; the protein is MGTVGDSGVGKPKRRAWSCTKQDFLPEESFQSWANYTKALKETGTRLKDRITSRSLDKLELTEIKGRSGFEMKKTLSWWDLIWFGIGAVIGAGIFVLTGQEARDSAGPAVILSYVVSGISAMLSVFCYTEFAVEIPVAGGSFAYLRVELGDFIAFIAAGNILLEYVIGGAAVARSWTSYFATLLNHHPNDFRIHATSLNPDYSRLDPISVVVIALVCLAAVSSTKATSRFNYVASIIHLAIIVFIIIAGLTQANPKNLSDFTPFGVRGIFSASAVLFFAYVGFDAVSTMAEETKNPAKDIPLGLVGAMTITTGCYCLLALTLCLMQPYSQIDPDAPFSVAFQAIGMDWAKYIVAFGALKGMTTVLLVSAVGQARYLTHIARTHMVPPWLAEVHATTGTPVNATVVMLVATAVIAFFTNLGILSNLLSISTLFIFMMVAVALLVRRYYVSGETTDSDRNKLIAALVLILASSIATAAYWAAGGMGWVGYLLSVLVWFLATVFLWWGVPQARAPQTWGVPLVPWLPSASIAINIFLLGSIDGPSFVRFGIWTALLLVYYFFFGLHASYDTAKAASNDGV